The following nucleotide sequence is from Streptomyces sp. NBC_00239.
TCGTGGGCATCCTCGGTCAAGCGGGCGGGACGCCGGTGCCCTTGCCCGCTGTCGGCTTCTCAAAGGGGCGCGGGCCCAGGGGCGTGGCTTCGCAGCACCGCAAGCCGCCGGCTGTACTCCTCGTCGTCGATCTCGCCTCTGGCGAATCGTTCCGCGAGAAGCCTCTCGGCCCCCCTGTCGGAGGCTGCGTACGGCGCGGCTGTTGTGCGCCCGTCCGCACCATCTCGCCTGAGAGCGCGGACCACGAGGACGGTTGCTGCGACGATCAGAGTCCAGACGATCAGCGTGGTGAGGGACATGGCGAACCAGCCCCAAGCCCCCATGCCATGGCCGTTCCAGTACATCGCGCACCTGCCAGGTGGACGGGTCGACGGCCGCGAGCCGGCCATCTGATGCAAGGATCTCTGGCTGCGCCGTCCCCGGCATGGGCCGGTCGGCCCATAGACGGGACCGGAGGGCCCATGCCCGAGCCGGCGGGAACACCAAGACTGAAGACGGACTCGAACAGGAGGCCGTTCATGAGTACCCCTTCACCCACCCGTATCTCCGAGGCCTTGCCCGCCGACTGCCGTTCCCGTCTGATGGAACTGGCCCGGGAGGTCAACTTCGACGAGGGGACCCGACTCTTTCGCGAGGGTGGCCACGCCGATCGGTTCTGGATCGTCAGGTCCGGCACCGTGACCTTGGACGTCCACGTGCCCGGGCGGCGCGCCGCCGTCATCGAGAGCCTCGGCGCCGGCCAGCTGGTCGGCTGCTCGTGGCTCT
It contains:
- a CDS encoding SHOCT domain-containing protein, whose amino-acid sequence is MAGSRPSTRPPGRCAMYWNGHGMGAWGWFAMSLTTLIVWTLIVAATVLVVRALRRDGADGRTTAAPYAASDRGAERLLAERFARGEIDDEEYSRRLAVLRSHAPGPAPL
- a CDS encoding Crp/Fnr family transcriptional regulator; its protein translation is MSTPSPTRISEALPADCRSRLMELAREVNFDEGTRLFREGGHADRFWIVRSGTVTLDVHVPGRRAAVIESLGAGQLVGCSWLFKPYSWRLGAEAMTPVRAYEFDAERVRTLMDADAAFGSALGHWVGQVLANRLQAARVRLLDLYAPYGSGSFL